The genomic region TGCCCGGCCGCGGCGCCGCGCCGCTCCCACTCCCGTTCCAGCAGGCCGACGACCCTCTCGTGTTGCTCCGAGAGCCGGACGAGCTCGTCGGCCAGGTTCAGCGCCGCGAGCACGGCGATGCGGCTGACGCTGAGATTCGGGCGCTGGGCCGCGATCTCCCTCATCCGCTGGTCGACGCGCCGCG from Clostridia bacterium harbors:
- the zapA gene encoding cell division protein ZapA, producing the protein MDELRNRVTVTIFNEEYVIRGDAREEHIRAVARRVDQRMREIAAQRPNLSVSRIAVLAALNLADELVRLSEQHERVVGLLEREWERRGAAAGQGGRPEARPETRGPGEAAGTNA